Within the Streptomyces vilmorinianum genome, the region AGAGGGTCCAGACGCGGGCGGCGGGGACGGTACGGCCTGCGGCGCGCAGGGGGCCGCGCCGGACGGCGACGGCGAGCGCGGCGGCCAGGCCGAGGGCCCCGGCCGCGCCGACGGCGAGGCGCACGGGCCCTTCGGTGAGCGCGAGTCCGGTGACGGTGAGGGCGGCGACGGCGCCGGGCGCGAGGGCGGCCAGGGTCCACCCCGCCCACCCGGCGCTCGCCCCGTCCTCCCGCGCGGGGCGCACGGGCGCTCCGTTCCCCCGCGGCACGCGCGCGTACAGCTCCTCGGCGAGCGAGAACACGTCCCGGTGCCGAAACCGCGCGGCGGTCCGGTCGGTGACCCCGTGGGCTTCGAGCCCCGCGGCGATCTCCAGCGGATCCACGGCCCGCTCACACAGCTCCCGATGCCGATGCATCAGCGCCTTGACGGGGTCAGCGGGCCCCCGCCGTCCGCCCACCACGGGCGCGGACTGGGCCTCCACCCGGTCGGCAACGCCGCCCACCGGGGCGCCAGGCCTGACCCCTTCGACCGCCTCGGCCTGCGTCCCGAGGCCCGCGCGGGCCTCCACGCCGGATCCCCGCGCGGGCCGCGCCCGCGGCGCATCGCCGACCTCCGGCGCCTGAGGCCGGTCGTCCTCGACGATCGCGGCCGACGGCCGCGCTGCGTCGGCCCTCGGCTCGAAGCCCTCGCGGGCTTCCGCGCCGGATCCTCGCGTGGGCTGCGTCCGCGGCGCGTCCCCGTCCTCCGGTCCGGGAACGGTGGCCGATCCCTCCTGACGCCAGTCGCCCTCGACGATCGCGGCCGACGGCCGCGCAGCCTCAGCCGGCGCCACGAAGCCGGCGTCGGCTTCCGCACCGGGTCCCCGCGCGGGCTGCGTCCGCGGCGCGTCCCCGGCCTCCGGTCCGGGAACAGCGGCCGTTCCCGCCCGAGGCCGGCCCTCCTCGACGGCGGCGGCCGTCAGCCGCGCCGCCTCGGCCCCCGGCCCGAAGCCCGCGCGGGCTTCCGCGCCGGACTCCCGCGCGGGCTGCGCCCGCGGCGCATCGCCGGCCTCCTGGCCGGGAACGGTGACCGTTCCCGCCCGAGGCCGGTCGGCCTCGGGGGACGCGGACGTCGGGTGTGGTACCCGGCTCGTGTCGTGCAGCGTGAGCGGGTCGGCGGGTCCCGCCCGGTCCGGTCCGGCCGGTGATCGAAGGTCGAGGTCCGTGGCGAAGTGTGCGGCACGTGCAGGGGTCGGAGGGGTGGGCTTCGAGGGCTCGGAGGGTGGTCCGTCGGTTGTCACGGAGACTGTCACGGCCACGGTCAGCGCCGTCGTCTCGAGCAGCGCCTCGGAGTGGGAGTCCCAGGGGCCGGGGCTCGTGGGGGCGGCGGGGCCGCGCATGGGGGTGCCTCCTTCAGGCATCGGGGTCTCCCGCTCCGGCGGCGGCGCTCACCGGCTGGTCCGCCCAGGTGCCGGGCACGTACGCCTCCGCGGGATGGGCGAACGGGACGCCCTCGGCGGCGCGGCGGCGCACGGGTGAGTGGGAGAGAAGTTCCAGGTAGATGCCGCGGAACGCCGCGAGGTTCTGCTCGACGGTGAAGAGTTCGAGCGCGCGGGCGCGCGCGGCGGCGCCCAGCCGGTAGCGGCGCTCGGGGTCGCGCAACAGCGCGAGGCACGCGTCCGCGAGCGCCCGTGGATTGCGCGGGGGCACGACGAGCCCGGTGCCGCCGATGACCTCGACGACCGCGCCCACGTCCGTCGAGACGGTCGCCCGGGCGCAGAACATCGCCTCGACCAGGCTGATCGGGAAGCCCTCGACCACGCTGGACAGGACGACGACCGCGCCCGCCGCGTACGCCTCGGCGAGCGTCGGGGCCTCCGGTCCGCCGAGCTCCTCGAAGGAGACCGGGTTCTCGCCGACGGCGTGCGCCCCCGGCGCCTCGTCGGGGAAGAGCTGCGCCGCGAGCGCCCTGCAGTGCGCGACGTACGCGTCCGCGCCGGGCTCGCGCACCGGCGCGGCGATGATCCGCAGCCGGACGTCGGGCTGGGCCTTGCGCACCTCCGCGAAGGCGTGCAGGAGCGCGATCAGGTCCTTGGCGGGTTCGACCCGGCCGACCCAGACGAGCGTGGCCGGGTCCCCGGTCTCCTCGTCCTCGCCGACCTCGGTGAACCGCTCGGACTCCATGCCGGGGTAGACCGTGCGCAGCTTGGCCCGGTCCGCCCCGCACTTCTCCTGCCAGCGCCGCGCGTGCGTGTTGCCGGGCGTGAGGAGCGCGGCCTGCCGGTAGACCTCGGCGGCGAGCCGGCCATGGAAGGCGGCGAGCAGCGCGCGTACCGGCGCGGACAGCGGCGCGTCGGTGGCGGCCAGGTAGTGCGCGCGCAGCTGGACGCCGTACTCGGTGACCAGCAGCGGAGTCCCGAAGAAGCGTTTGGCCAACAGGCCGGGAAGCGCCGCGGATCCGCCGGACGCGGCGTGGCAGAGGTCGACCGCGCCGAGCCCGTCCTCGCCGTACCAGTCGAGCGACAGCGGGCGCAGGGCGCGCTCCACGTGGTCGACGAACGCGAGGTAGTCGGGGACGGTGGCGGCGGCCACGCCCCGGCGTGCGCCGGGGGCGCGACAGGCGGACTCCAGTGTGCGGACGGCGAGTTCGGAGCGCAGGGCGGCGTAGAGACCGCCGCGCTCGCGGGCGAGTTCGGCGAGGCCGTAGAGCCCCTCGGCGAAGTCACCCGTGTCCTCCTCGGCGCAGATGTCGGTCGCGAGGGCGTGGAAGCGACCGACGAAGGTCCGCCGCTCGCGCCGCCCGTACGTGCGGCCGTCGTCCTCGGGTGCCCAGAGGGGTGCCGTGCGTACGCGCTGGACCTGCGGGGGCAGGTCCACCCAGCCGGCGTCCTCCTGGAGGGCGCTGCGGCTGAGGGCGTACAGGTCGAACTCGTGCGCCGAGAGCCCGCGCACGAGCCGGTCGCACCAGAGCCTGGACTCACCCGTGGCGTACGGGTAGCCACCCTCCGTAAGCAGTCCGATCCGCATGAGCACACCCCCGATCTCCGTTGACTGGCCGGCGCCGTGGCCCGGCGACTCGCGGCGGGAAGAACGTAAGCGGATATACCGGTGGCGCGATGGACGGTTGTCCGTCGCGCCACTGGAAGGGGTGAATGCACGTAACTTTCCCACCGCGGTCGCGTTCTGTCGCGCTACGGGGTGATTCGCCTACGGAGCGTCACGCTACGGCCAGCCCCTGCACTGGCTCGGGGCGTCAGCTCCCCGGGTGCACCCAGGGGTTGGGGCGGCAGGCGATGCCGTCGATCTCCAGGGTCTTGGTCTGCTGCTGCATCACGGGCGCGAGGGCGCCGGGCGTACGGCAGCTCACATGCCTGTGCCCGAGCCGGTGTCCGACCTCGTGATTGATGAGCATCTGGCGATAGGCGAACATCGCCTTGTCGCCGAAGGTCTCCGAGCCCTGTGCCCAGCGGAACGCGTTGATCATCACGCGGGACGTGGACGCGGAGTCGCAGGAGACGTTGTCGATGGTGGTGTCCAGGCCGGACTTCGCACACCAGGTGCCGGTCGTTCCGGGGCTGGCGAGCGTGATCACGAACTCCGGCTCTCCGCTGGAGATCCGCTCGAAGGTCATCTCGCCCTTGCCGGCCCAGCTCCGCTCGTCGTTGAGGGTCTTCTGCACGGCCTGCGCGAAGAGCTTCGGGTCGAGCCCGAGCCCCTTCTCGACGTCGACGCGGTAGCGGATCTTGCGTCCCTTGCCCGGCGCCTTGTCGAAACCGGCCACGGCCTCGAACTCGCCCGAGCCCTTGAGCTTGGGGTCGATGGGGAACTGGCGCGTCATCAGCTGCTCGTACGTGGGCGGCGGGGTGGACGGCACGGCCGTCGCGGGGGCCGAGGGCGTCAGCCGGTCGTCGGAGCGTGAGGCGGTGCCGTCCTCGACGGCCCGGTCGGCGGAGCCGTCGGCCGAGCGGGCGAGGGGGTTGCCGGAGTCCCGGTCGGCCACCTGACCGGCCACGACGACGGCGAGGACGGTGGTGACGGCGGCTGCCGCGATACCGGTGAACGTACGGCCCCTGCCGCCGGTCCTGGTCGGCGCTTCCTCGGGCTCGTCGGGACGCTCCTCGGGGAGATCCTCAGGGGCGGTCTCCCGCCGCGGGGCCGGAATGAAGGGGGCCTGTGGAGCGGAGGCCTGCGGGGCGGCCTCGTCCGGGGCGGGCCTGCGCGCCCCCTGCCAGTCGCCGTACCGCTCCGGTCGCGGCGCCGTCTCGATGTGCTCGGGATGCCCGCCCCGTACAACCGGGTCGGCGGGGGCGGTGTACATCGGCGTGCCGTGCATCGGCGTGTCCCAGACGGGCCGGCCGCCGCCCTGTCCGTACGGGCTCGGGCTCGGGCTCGGGCTCTGTCCGTACGCGCCCGGCTGCCTGCCGGGCCCCTGTTGACCGTACGCCCCCTGGGCGTACCCGGTCTGTCCGTACGCGCCTTGTCCGTACGGGTCCTGCCCGTACGCGTCCTGTCCGTTCGGCCTCTGGCCGTACCCGTCCTGGCCCGGCGCGCGCCTGCGGCGTCCCGTCCCCGGCGCGGCCGCCTCCGGCTTCCGCCCCGTATCCACGGGGGGAGCGGGCGCGGGGCCCTTGCGACTATGTCGTCCCACGCCCCGGATCAGCTCCCGCCGCTGTCGTCTGTGCCGTGTTTACCGTCTGTGCCGTCTTTGCCGACCGTGTCGGCCTCGATCAGTTCCCGGACGGCCTGGGCGACCGTCTCGGGGTACTCCATCATGGCCACGTGCCCGGCGTCCGGGAGCGTCAGGAGCCGCGAGCCGCGGAACGCGGCGGCCGCCTTGCGCGCCATTCTGTAGGAGACGAGCTGGTCACGGCCGCCGTAGACGAGCAGGGTCGGCGCGAGCACCCGCTCCGCCTGCCGCCACAGACCGTGCTGACCGCCGAGCGTGTACGCGTCTACGATCCCGCGCGAGGAACGGGCCATGGCGTCCCAGAAGTACGGAAGCTCCAGGCGCCGTTCCATCTCCTCCACGGCGTGCCGGAAGCCCTCGTCGGAGACCCGGCCGGGGTCTCCGTAACAGAGGGCGAGGACCCCGCGGACCCTCTGCTCCGGCGTCCAGTCCCTGGTCATCTTGGAGAAGAGAGGTGCCACGCCCGGCAGGGCGAGCAGCGCGGTCGGCCAGGCGCTGCGCTGGGCGCGCAGCTCGGGCAGGGCCGGAGAGACCAGGGTGAGAGTGCGGACCAGGTCGGGACGGACGGCGGCGACGCGGGTGGAGACGGCGCCGCCGAGCGAGTTGCCGATCAGGTGGACCGGTCCGCGGCCGGCGGCGTCGAGCAGCCGGATGACCGCCCGGGCGTGTCCGGTGACCGAGTAGTTGCCGTCGTCGGGCGGCGGCGAGTCGCCGAAGCCGGGCAGGTCGACCGCCTCGCCGTCGAGATGGTCCGCGAGCAGCGGCATCAGCGCCGACCAGTTCAGCGAGGAGCCGCCGAGGCCGTGGACGTAGAGCGCGGGCGCGAGCCCCGGCCGGTTGCCGGGCCGGGCGCGCACGGTGAGCGTGAGCCCGGGCAGCGCGACGGAGCGCAGCTCCTCGCCGTCGGCGACCCGCACGGCGCGGGTCCGCGACGAGGGCGGGGCGGCGGCGGTCCGGGTTTCCGGCAGCTCGGTCGACGACATGGCCGCAATATTACGAGACGATCACGCGGCGGCGCGTGTGTGTGGCGTCACAGGTACGGGTGCGCCGCGCGGAGTGTGCTCCTACGCTCGTAGAGAGGGCCTTCGGAGAGGACCCGCATGCCGGAAGGAACCGCATGACTGTCGATCCGAACGAGCCGGACACATTCGCCGAGGAAGAGGAAGCCGTGCTCGACGAGGAAATTCCTGAGGCCGACGCCGCCGAGCAGCACACGGACCTCCAGCAGGAGGAGGACGAGCAGCCCACGCATGTCGAGCAGGACAGCGCGAACCCGGCGGACGCCGCCGAACAGACGCGGGTGGTCGTCCAGAACGAAGACGACTACCGCTGATTTGTTCGGTTTAATGTTGAATCTCCTATCGCCCTGGGCGTCCGGTCCGTGAAATTCTGCGTCCGCACCGCGCACAGCCGGGTTACCCAAAAGTACGATGGCGGGCGCGGCGCCACAGCGCGCATGGATCGATTTTTGGGAGGCGGCGTGACAGCCATCGAGCAGACAGAGGCAGCACGCCCTCGGGGCACGCGCCTGCCGCGCCGAGCCCGACGGAACCAGCTCCTGGGGGCGGCCCAGGAGGTGTTCGTCGCACAGGGCTACCACTCCGCCGCGATGGACGACATCGCCGAACGGGCGGGCGTCAGCAAGCCCGTGCTCTACCAGCACTTCCCGGGCAAGCTGGAGCTCTACCTGGCTCTGCTCGACCAGCACTGCGAGTCGCTGCTCCAGGCTGTACGCACAGCCCTGGCGTCCACGACGGACAACAAGCTCCGGGTCGCCGCCACGATGGACGCGTACTTCGCGTACGTGGAGGACGAGGGCGGCGCGTTCCGGCTGGTCTTCGAGTCCGACCTGACCAACGAGCCGGCCGTGCGCGAGCGCGTGGACCGGGTCAGCCTGCAGTGCGCCGAGGCGATCTCGGACGTGATCGCGGAGGACACCGGCCTGTCCAAGGACGAGTCGATGCTGCTCGCCGTGGGCCTCGGCGGCGTCTCCCAGGTCGTGGCGCGCTACTGGCTCTCCAGCGAGTCCGCCATCCCCCGCGACAAGGCGGTCGCGCTGCTGACCTCGCTGGCCTGGCGGGGTATCGCGGGCTTCCCCCTGCACCCGACGGAGGGTCAGCTGAGCGCCGAGGGCCACTGACCCCTCGTACCGGCGTGCTCGCCCGCTGTTCGCTCCTGGCGTTCCGCCGCTGCGCCGTGCTTGTCCCCTCTCCGGGCTAATGTGTGCAGCGTACGGCGCGGGGAAACGCGCAACGCTGACCGTTCGGAGGGACATAGCCGTGGAGGTCAAGATCGGCGTGCAGCACGCACCCCGGGAGATCGTTCTGGAGAGCGGGCAGTCCGCCGAGGAGGTCGAGCGCGCCGTGGCCGACGCGCTGGCCGGCAAGGCGCAGCTGCTCAGCCTCACGGACGAGAAGGGCCGTAAGGTCCTGGTCCCGGCCGAGAAGATCGCGTACGTGGAGATCGGCGAGCCGGCGGTCCGCCGGGTGGGCTTCGGCGCTCTCTGAGACGTACGTCAGGACAAGGCGAAGGGCCCGGCGGATTCGATCCGCCGGGCCCTTCGTCCGTCCGGGTGGGACGTGGTTCCTGTGCTTCGGGCGAATGTCCTGGTGAGGGGGGCGGAAGAGGATTGCGTTCGAGTCGGCCCGGGTAGTACGGCCTACGACCGAATTGCCCGCCCCGCACCGCACGCGAGGTGACCCGTGTTCCTGGAAGCCCTCGGCTCCGCCCTGCTCGGACTCGCCCTGGCCTGGGCCGCCGTGCACCGGCTGCCCGACCGCCTCCCCGCACGGGGGGTCGTCCTCACGACGGGCTCGCTGGGCGCCGTCTTCGGCGCCCTGGTGACCCATGGAGCCCTGGGCCCGGGTCACGCCCTGGCCACGCTCATCGGCGCGATCGCGATCGCGGCGGTCCTGCTCTCGCTGCTGATCCGTCCCGCCGCTCGCCGCCTGCGCCGATCAGCGGCGGCGTGAACCGCGCCGCCGCTGACTGCGCCTGCGACTGCGACTGCGACTGCGACTGCGACGAAACGGCTAGGCCGCCAGGCCGAGCGCCGCCATGCGCTTGGTGTGGGCCTCGGTGATCCGGGAGAACATCCGGCCGACCTCCGCGAGGTCGAAGCCGTCCGCCACACCACCGACGAGCATCGTGGAGAGCGCGTCGCGCTCGGCGACCACGCGCTGGGCCTGGGAGAGCGCCTCGCCCATCAGCCGGCGCGCCCACAGCGCGAGCCGCCCGCCGACCCGCGGGTCGGCCTCGATCGCGGCGCGGACCTTCTCCACGGCGAAGTTGCCGTGGCCCGTGTCGTCGAGCACCGACAGCACGAGCCGGCGCGTGTCGGAGTCCAGGCGGGCCGCGACCTCCCGGTAGAAGTCACTGGCGATCGAGTCGCCGACATAGGCCTTGACCAGGCCCTCCAGCCAGTCGGACGGAGCGGTCTGGCGGTGGAAGTCGTCCAGCGCCTTGGCGAAGGGCTCCATCGCGGCGGTCGGCTCGGCGTCCACGGCGGCCAGCCGGTCGCGGAGCTGCTCGAAGTGGTGGAACTCGGCGGAGGCCATCTTCGCCAGCTCCGCCTTGTCCGCGAGGGTCGGCGCGAGCTTGGCGTCCTCGGCGAGCCGCTCGAAGGCCGCCAGCTCGCCGTAGGCCAGCGCGCCGAGCAGGTCGACGACCGCGGCGCGGTACTGCGGCTCGGCGGATGCCGTGGCCCAGTCCTGGGCGGCGATCCCGGTGGGCTCTTCGGCTGGTGTGGCGTTGTCAGACGTCTCCATGAAGCGCACAATAGCCCGCTCTCCGGCCCGGGGAAGGCCCTGGTCAGTCACTGTGACCGCGCCCTCATCACGAATTCTCCCAACACACATGCGCGAATCCGGGGTACAGTGGTAAAGCGCCTGCTGAGTATGCGGACATGCTTTCGCACGTTCGGACGTATTCGGTGGGCCGACTCATGAATGAGGATGCCCGGTCGGTGGCCCGACTGGCTCCGACCCGACAACCCTCCCCGCGCACCCGCAGGAGGGACCCTCAGCGGCACGACGCTCGAGCGACGGCAGTGGTCCCGCGCCACCCGGCTGTGATCCATTCGTCGATCCGGCCGGAAGTGACTCGGCACGGTACGACCCCCAGCGTTCGCCTCGCGCCGCGTCTCACAGAAGAGGCAGCACCCTGACTACGACTTTCCGAGACCTCGGAATCCTTCCCGAGACGGCCGAGGCGCTTGAAGCCGTCGGCATCGTCTCCCCCTTTCCCATCCAGGAGATGACCCTCCCGGTCGCGCTCTCCGGCTCCGACGTCATCGGCCAAGCCAAGACCGGCACCGGCAAGACGCTCGGCTTCGGTCTGCCGCTCCTGGAGCGCGTCACCGTCCCCGCGGACGTCGAGGCCGGCCGGGCCAAGCCCGAGCAGCTGACCGACGCCCCGCAGGCGCTGGTCGTCGTTCCGACCCGTGAGCTGTGCACCCAGGTCACCAACGACCTGCTGACCGCCGGCAAGGTCCGTAACGTCCGCGTGCTCGCCATCTACGGCGGCCGGGCGTACGAGCCCCAGGTCGAGGCGCTCAAGAAGGGCGTCGACGTGATCGTCGGCACCCCGGGCCGCCTGCTCGACCTGGCCGGCCAGCGCAAGCTCGACCTGTCGCACGTCAAGGCCCTCGTCCTGGACGAGGCCGACGAGATGCTCGACCTGGGCTTCCTGCCCGACGTCGAGAAGATCATCAACATGCTTCCGGCGAAGCGTCAGACCATGCTGTTCTCGGCGACCATGCCGGGCGCCGTCATCGGTCTGGCCCGTCGCTACATGTCGCAGCCCACGCACATCCGCGCCACCGCGCCGGACGACGAGGGCGTGACCGTCGCCAACATCACGCAGCGCGTCTACCGCGCGCACTCCATGGACAAGCCGGAGCTGATCTCCCGTGTCCTGCAGGCCAACGGCCGCGGGCTCGCGATGATCTTCTGCCGTACGAAGCGCACGGCGGCCGACATCGCCGAGCAGCTGGAGCGGCGCGGCTTCGCGTCCGGCGCGGTCCACGGCGACCTCGGTCAGGGCGCCCGCGAGCAGGCCCTGCGCGCGTTCCGCAACGGCAAGGTCGACGTGCTCGTCTGCACCGACGTCGCCGCGCGCGGCATCGACGTCGAGGGCGTCACGCACGTCATCAACTACCAGTCGCCGGAGGACGAGAAGACGTTCCTCCACCGCGTGGGCCGCACCGGCCGCGCGGGCGCGAAGGGTACGGCGGTGACGCTGGTCGACTGGGACGACATCCCGCGCTGGCAGCTGATCAACAAGGCGCTGGGTCTGGACTTCCACGACCCGGTCGAGACCTACTCCAGCTCCCCGCACCTCTACGAGGAGCTGGACATCCCCGCGGGCACCAAGGGCGTCCTGCCCCGCACCGAGCGGACCCGTGCGGGTCTGGGCGCGGAGGAGCTGGAGGACCTGGGCGAGCCCGGTGGCCGTGGTGGCCGTGGCCGCAAGCAGGCCGCCGCCCCGGTGGCCGAGGAGCGCCCGGCCCGTACGCGCGCCCCGCGTCAGCGCCGCCGTACGCGTGGAGGCACCGCGCTGGAGGAGTCGGCGGCTGCCGTCACCACCACCACCGCCGCCCCGGTCGCGGAGGACGCCCCCGCGGAGCCGCGCACCCCGCGCCGCCGTCGCCGTACCCGTACGGGCGCCGCGTCGAGCGCGCCGGTCGTCGAGGCCCCGAAGGCCTCCGCCGCTCCGGTGACTCGCGTGGCTCAGGTGGCTCAGGTGGCCTCCGTGGTCGCGCAGGCCACGCCGGTGGACGAGGCCCCCAAGGCCCCGCGCCGTCGCCGTGCGCGTGTCGTGAAGCCCGAGGAGAGCGTGTCCTTCCAGACCGTGGAGACGGCCGCCGCCGCCCTCGCGGTGGCCGAGCCGGTCGTCGAGCCGGTCGTCGCACCGGTGGCCGAGACGGTCGCCGAGGAGCCCAAGAAGGCCCCGCGCCGCCGTACCGCCAAGAAGGCCGTCGCCGCCGAGGCCCCGGCCGTCGAGGCTGCCGAGGCCGTCGCGGTCGTCGAGGAGCCCAAGAAGGCTCCCCGCCGCCGTACCGCCAAGAAGGCCGTCGCCGCCGAGGCCCCTGCGGTCGAGGCCCCTGCGGTCGAGGCTGCCGAGGCCGTCGCGGTCGTCGAGGCTGTCGAGGAGGCCCCCAAGGCCCCCCGTCGCCGTACGACCAAGAAGGCCGTCGCCGCCGAGGCCCCCGACGCCTCGGAGCCGAAGGCGGCCCCGCGCCGCCGTACGGTGAAGAAGGCGACCGCCGCTCCGGCGGAGGCCACCGAGACCGCCGAGACCACCGGGACCGCCGCCGAGGCTCCCAAGTCCCCGCGCCGTCGCACGACCAAGAAGGCCGCGGCCGCCAAGACCGAGAGCTGACGCGTCGTCGCACCGCCCTTCAGCGGCCCGGCCCCTCCCCGGGGGCCGGGCCGCCGTGCTGTCCGGGCCCTTCTGAACAGCGGTTAAAGTCCCTCTATGAGCAAGCCCCGGTCCCTGGCACTGCCACCGCGCACCCGTGCCTACCGGCTCGTGACCGCGCGCGGCGACTTCGCCGTCCTGGACACCGCGCCCCAGGGCGAGCCCCGTGGCACGGTGCTGCTGCTGCCCGGCTACACCGGCAGCAAGGAGGACTTCCTCGCGCTGCTCGGCCCGCTGAGCGACGCCGGGTACCGGGCGGTCGCGGTCGACGGCCGGGGACAGCACGAGAGCCCGGGGCCGCGGCACCGGTCCGCGTACACCCGGCGCGCGCTGGCGCTCGACGCCATCTCCCAGGCGGCCGCGCTCGGGGACGGTTCCGTGCATCTGCTGGGGCACTCGTTCGGCGGGGTGGTGGCGCGGGGGGCGGCGCTGCTTGCGCCGGAGTCGTTCCGCTCGCTGACCCTGCTCTCCTCAGGCCCCGGCCCGGTCGCCCGCCCGCAGCGCATCCGGGTCCGGGTGCTGCGCGGCGCGCTCGCGGTGCTGCCCAAGGAGCGGGTGTGGCGGGCGACGCGGTGGCTGGACAGCCGCGGCGAGGAGCCCGGGGTGACGGACCCGCCGGAGATCGTGATGTTCCTGCGGCGCCGCTGGATGCGTACCCGGGTCGTCCAACTCGCGGTGGCGGGGCGGCTGTTGAGGCGCGACCGGGACGGGCACGCCCAGCTGGCCCAGCTCACCGTGCCGCTGCACATCGCGTACGGGGACGAGGAGATGGTCTGGCCCGTGGTCGGCCTCGCGGAGGTGGCGCTGCGGACGGGGGCCCATCACACGGTGGTCGTGGGCGCGGGCCACTCCCCCAACGTGTCCCATCCCCAGGAACTGGCGGACCGGCTCGTCGCGTTCTGGGAGCGGTGCCCGTAGCCCGCCGCTAGTGCTGCGACCGGAAACGATCACCGGGTTGGGGCTGATGCTCCTCATGGCCCTCTTGCGGGTGGTCGGACGGTAGATTCGCTCTGCGGCCCGAGGCTCCGAGTCCAGGTGTGAGGGATCATGAATCGCGACAGGACCGCCTACGTCACTGGTTCGGTGGTCTCGAAGGATGGCACGGTCCTCGGCTACCGGCGGCTGGGTGATGGTCCGCCGGTCGTGCTTGTGCACGGATCGATGATGTCCTCGTACAACTTCATGAAGTTGGGTACGGCCCTTGCTCGGGACTTCACCGTCTACCTTCCCGACCGCAGAGGCCGGGGCCTGAGCGGGCCCTACGGACCGGCCTTCACACTGCAGCGGGCCGCCGAGGACGTGCAGGCCCTCATGGACGCCGCCCACGCCCGCCGCGTCTTCGCCCTCAGTGCCGGCGCCAACGCTGTCCTGCAGTGGGCACTCACCGCACCGGAGGAGTGCAAGATCGCCCTCTACGAGCCGCCCTTGCCCGTGGGCGGCTCACGGCTCGCCGCCTGGCTGCCCCGCTACGACAGCGAGATGCACCACAATCGCCCGGGTGCCGCCATGGTTACCGTCGCCAAGGGCACCAAAGACTCGCGCCTCCTGCAGGTCCTGCCCAGGCCTGTGGCCGTGCCCCTGATGGACTTCGCGATGCGCGCCCAGGCCAGGCAGGCCCACACCGACGAGGTACCGCTCATCGACCTCATCGCGACCATGCACCACGACGCCCAGCTCGTCCTCGGCGCGGAAGGGCTCATCGCGGCGTCCACGGCCGTGCGCGCCGACGTGCTCCTGCTCGGCGGCGGCCGCAGCCCCCGCTACCTCAAGGACGCCCTCGACGCACTGCACGCCGCCATCCCCCGCAGCCGCACAACCCGGCTGCGCGGCGTCGGCCACCTCGCCGCCGACAACGGCGGACAGCCCGGCCGCGTCGCCCGCGCCCTGCGTGGCTACTTCTCCGACCCACCCCCGTGAGGGAAAGGCCAGGCCGACCGTCAGGCCGAGGCGACCAGTGGCCGTCCGTCCGGGCGGGCCACGCGGATCGACCTGAGCGCGGCCCAGGTGGGTTACGTCACTCCGTGGGTGCGGTGAAGGTCGCCGATCCGTATCGGACGGGCCCGATTGCGCCGCAGGTGAGCGGCAGGCTTGCGGACCGATCAACACGTGAAGGGCTTGCCCAGCTTGGTCGGCCGGGTGGTGGCCGTCTGGAAGACGAACTCCTCATCGCCGGAGTCAGCAGGCGGCGACGGACTGCCGCCCACCGAGGGTCCAGGCAGGCCAGGCCGATCTCGTTGAAGCGATGGATCACGTCGCGGACCGTGTCCTCGTTCGCCTGCGCGAGCCTCGCGATCACCCGGGACGCTGTTCCCGCCCGCCGAGGCCAGCTGCATCATCGCCCGGCGGAACCGCACCGTACTGGTACCGCCCGC harbors:
- a CDS encoding ferritin-like fold-containing protein, which produces METSDNATPAEEPTGIAAQDWATASAEPQYRAAVVDLLGALAYGELAAFERLAEDAKLAPTLADKAELAKMASAEFHHFEQLRDRLAAVDAEPTAAMEPFAKALDDFHRQTAPSDWLEGLVKAYVGDSIASDFYREVAARLDSDTRRLVLSVLDDTGHGNFAVEKVRAAIEADPRVGGRLALWARRLMGEALSQAQRVVAERDALSTMLVGGVADGFDLAEVGRMFSRITEAHTKRMAALGLAA
- a CDS encoding DUF3152 domain-containing protein; translation: MDTGRKPEAAAPGTGRRRRAPGQDGYGQRPNGQDAYGQDPYGQGAYGQTGYAQGAYGQQGPGRQPGAYGQSPSPSPSPYGQGGGRPVWDTPMHGTPMYTAPADPVVRGGHPEHIETAPRPERYGDWQGARRPAPDEAAPQASAPQAPFIPAPRRETAPEDLPEERPDEPEEAPTRTGGRGRTFTGIAAAAVTTVLAVVVAGQVADRDSGNPLARSADGSADRAVEDGTASRSDDRLTPSAPATAVPSTPPPTYEQLMTRQFPIDPKLKGSGEFEAVAGFDKAPGKGRKIRYRVDVEKGLGLDPKLFAQAVQKTLNDERSWAGKGEMTFERISSGEPEFVITLASPGTTGTWCAKSGLDTTIDNVSCDSASTSRVMINAFRWAQGSETFGDKAMFAYRQMLINHEVGHRLGHRHVSCRTPGALAPVMQQQTKTLEIDGIACRPNPWVHPGS
- a CDS encoding DUF3107 domain-containing protein yields the protein MEVKIGVQHAPREIVLESGQSAEEVERAVADALAGKAQLLSLTDEKGRKVLVPAEKIAYVEIGEPAVRRVGFGAL
- a CDS encoding TetR/AcrR family transcriptional regulator, with translation MTAIEQTEAARPRGTRLPRRARRNQLLGAAQEVFVAQGYHSAAMDDIAERAGVSKPVLYQHFPGKLELYLALLDQHCESLLQAVRTALASTTDNKLRVAATMDAYFAYVEDEGGAFRLVFESDLTNEPAVRERVDRVSLQCAEAISDVIAEDTGLSKDESMLLAVGLGGVSQVVARYWLSSESAIPRDKAVALLTSLAWRGIAGFPLHPTEGQLSAEGH
- a CDS encoding DUF3492 domain-containing protein; amino-acid sequence: MRIGLLTEGGYPYATGESRLWCDRLVRGLSAHEFDLYALSRSALQEDAGWVDLPPQVQRVRTAPLWAPEDDGRTYGRRERRTFVGRFHALATDICAEEDTGDFAEGLYGLAELARERGGLYAALRSELAVRTLESACRAPGARRGVAAATVPDYLAFVDHVERALRPLSLDWYGEDGLGAVDLCHAASGGSAALPGLLAKRFFGTPLLVTEYGVQLRAHYLAATDAPLSAPVRALLAAFHGRLAAEVYRQAALLTPGNTHARRWQEKCGADRAKLRTVYPGMESERFTEVGEDEETGDPATLVWVGRVEPAKDLIALLHAFAEVRKAQPDVRLRIIAAPVREPGADAYVAHCRALAAQLFPDEAPGAHAVGENPVSFEELGGPEAPTLAEAYAAGAVVVLSSVVEGFPISLVEAMFCARATVSTDVGAVVEVIGGTGLVVPPRNPRALADACLALLRDPERRYRLGAAARARALELFTVEQNLAAFRGIYLELLSHSPVRRRAAEGVPFAHPAEAYVPGTWADQPVSAAAGAGDPDA
- a CDS encoding alpha/beta fold hydrolase, with amino-acid sequence MSSTELPETRTAAAPPSSRTRAVRVADGEELRSVALPGLTLTVRARPGNRPGLAPALYVHGLGGSSLNWSALMPLLADHLDGEAVDLPGFGDSPPPDDGNYSVTGHARAVIRLLDAAGRGPVHLIGNSLGGAVSTRVAAVRPDLVRTLTLVSPALPELRAQRSAWPTALLALPGVAPLFSKMTRDWTPEQRVRGVLALCYGDPGRVSDEGFRHAVEEMERRLELPYFWDAMARSSRGIVDAYTLGGQHGLWRQAERVLAPTLLVYGGRDQLVSYRMARKAAAAFRGSRLLTLPDAGHVAMMEYPETVAQAVRELIEADTVGKDGTDGKHGTDDSGGS